The window GGGCCCTCCAGGAGTCCAGCCGCTCCGCCGAGGCGTACGCCATCCTCGACCGGGTCGTCGCCACCACCACCGACCCGTACGCGCGGGCCGACGCCCTGGTGCAGCGCCTCTCCGCGGTGATCAACCTCGGGCGGACGGCGGAGTACACCCGGGCCGTCGAGGAGGCCTCCACCGCCGTCCGCGACCTCGCCGAGCCCTACCTGCTCGGGCACCTCAACGCGCTGGCCGCCCTCGCCGCGCACCACCAGGGCGCGCTGGACCGCTGCGTCACCCACCTGGTGAAGGCCGCCCGGGCGTTGGGCGCGGTGGCGGACCCCGACCGGGACACCGCGTGGGGCTGGCACGACCTGGCGATGGCCTACTCGTACCTCAGCTTCCACGGCTACGCCCTCGGCGCCATCGAACGGGCGCGGCAGCTCGGCAGCGCCGCCGAGATCCCGGAGGAGACCTTCGCCGCCCCCGGGATCCGGCTGCGCAACGCCGTCGCCCTGGACCACAACGGCGACAGCGACGGCTGCCTGCGGGTACTGCGCGACGTCGCCGCCGACCTGGACCGGTTCCTGGGCAGCGGACGGGCCGGCAAGCTGCGCCCCAGCAGCCTGGCCGCGTACGGCTACGCCGCCGCCCGGCGGGCGGCCCTCGGCGACCGGTGGGACGTCGCCCCGCAGGCCGGCCCGGCCCGGCTGCTCGGCCACGGCGGCGACAGCGCCCGCGCCCGCGACATGCGCCAGCTCGGCCAGGTCTGCCTGGCCGTCGCCGAGGGACGGCCGATCGAGGCCGTCACCCGGCTGGACACCGTCCAGGTCTCCACGGAGACGCTGGGCGCGGCCGAACCGGCCCGGCTGCGCAGCATCGCCCTGGCCCGCGCCGGCGACCACGCGGGTGCGCACCGGGCCGACCGGCTGGCGTTCCGGCTGGCCGCCCAGCGCAACGACCGGCTCCGCGACGTCTACATCGACGGCATCGCCGCCCGCATCGACCACGAGGAGATGCGCCGCGAGGCGGCCCGCTTCGAGGGCGAGGCGTTGACCGACCCGCTGACCGGGCTGCCCAACCGGCGGCGGCTGGAGCGCTACATCGCCACCCTGGTCGCCCACGGCGACCGGGTGGTCATCGGCGTCTGCGACCTGGACGGCTTCAAGGCCGTCAACACCCGGCACGGGCACCACTCCGGCGACCTGGTGCTCCAGCGCATCGCCGGGGTGATCAACCGGGTGATGCGCCGGGGCGACTTCGTGGCCCGCTACGGCGGGGACGAGTTCGTGGTGGTGCTGCCCGGCGCCGGAATGACCGAGGCGGCCGAGGTGGGCCGCCGCATCGACGCCGCGGTGCGCACCGAGGACTGGGAGTCACTGGTCCCCGGCACGCCGGTCGGGGTCAGCGTCGGCTTCGCCGAGGTGGGCGCCACCGGTCCCGGCCTGCGCGACGCCCTCGGCACCGCGTTCGAGGCCGCCGACCGCGCGATGCTGGCGGCGAAGACCCGCCCCCGTGCCTCCTGACGCCTCGTCGGGCCCCGGGGTCAGCGGCGGGTCAGCTCGGTGTCGCCGGCCAGGCGGGCGGCGCGATCGGCCTCGGCGAGGGCGTCGAGGACCGCGTCCAGGTCACCGGCGAGCGCCAGGTCCAGGTTGTACGCGGTGTAGCCGATCCGGTGGTCGGTGATCCGGTTCTGCGGGAAGTTGTAGGTGCGGATCCGCTCGGAGCGGTCCACGGTGCGCACCTGCGCCTTGCGGGCGTCCGAGGCGGCCGCGTCGGCCTGCTCCTGGGCCGCCGCCAGCAGCCGGGCGCGCAGGATCCGCATCGCCTGCTCCCGGTTCTGCAACTGGGACTTCTCGTTCTGGCAGGAGACCACGATGCCCGTCGGCACGTGCGTGATCCGTACCGCCGAGTCGGTGGTGTTCACCGACTGGCCGCCGGGCCCCGACGAGCGGAACACGTCGATGCGCAGCTCGTTCGGGTCGATGGTGACGTCGACGTCCTCGGCCTCCGGCAGCACCAGCACCCCGGCGGCGCTCGTGTGGATGCGGCCCTGCGACTCGGTGACCGGTACGCGCTGCACCCGGTGCACGCCGCCCTCCCACTTGAGCCGGGACCAGACGCCGTTGCCGCCCTCGGGCACACCCTTGGTCTTGATCGCCAGCGAGACGTCCTTCACCCCACCCAGGTCCGAGTCCTGGGCGTCGATCACCTCGGTGAGCCAACCGCGCCGCTCCGCGTAGCGGGTGTACATCCGCAGCAGGTCGCCGGCGAACAGCGCGGACTCCTCGCCGCCCTCGCCCGCCTTGATCTCGACGATCACGTCCTTGGCGTCGTGCGGGTCGCGCGGGATCAGCAGCTCCGCCAGCCGCTGCTCCAGCGCCGGCAGGCTCTCCGCGATCGACTCGGCCTCAGCGGCGAAGGACGCGTCCTCGGCGACCAGCTCCCGGGCGGCGGCGAGGTCGGCGCGGGCCTGCTCCAGCTCCCCGGCCGCCTTGTGCAGCGGGACCAGCTCGGCGTACCGGCGGCCGACCCGGCGGGCGGTGTTCTGGTCGGCGTGGATGGCCGGGTCCGCCAGCCGCTTCTCCAACTCGGCGTACTCGTCGAGGAGGGCGGCCAGGCGCTCGCTGCTCATGCGGGGGAGGCTCCTTCGACGGGGACGGGGCAGGACCAGGGGGAATACGGACGGCGCCCGCGTCCGGCACGAAACCGGACGCGGGCGCCGAACGAGGAGCTACTTGGCCTTCTTGGCCTGAACCTTGGCGTACTTCTGCTGGAACTTCGCCACCCGGCCCGCGGTGTCCAGGACGCGCTGCTTGCCGGTGTAGAACGGGTGGCAGGCGCTGCAGGTCTCGACGTGGATCGAGCCGCCCTTGGCGGTGCTGCGGGTGGTGAACGTGTTACCGCAGGAGCAGCTGACCTCGGTGGTCACGTACTCCGGGTGGATGTTGGACTTCATCTCGCCTCGGTCCTCTCGTGGATGGTCGCCGGGTCGCCGTCGGTGTCCGTCGCGGCGCGCGACGGGCTCGGGCGTGAACCGGAACCGGTGGCCGATTGACCAGTGTGCCATGGGCGTACGCCGACCCGGCAGTCGGGCCGCACGGCTGGTCCGGCATCGACAACGCACGCCCCACCTGCTGCATTCCCGACGCCTGGCCGGGCATTCGTCCCGGCACGGCCGCCGTCGGCGTCGTGCCCCGCCCGGGGCACGCGGCGCGGACGGCGGGGACCGCCGACGACGTACGACACGGAGGAGCCGATGGCCCGCCTGATCGCCACCCGGGGACTGCCCGCCTCCGGCAAGACCACGTTCGCCCGGACCCTCCAGCCCTCCGTGGTCCGCGTCAACCGCGACGACCTGCGCCGCATGCTGCACGGCGAGCGGCTGTTCACCCAGTGGGCGGAGTGGCAGGTCACCGTCGTGCAGCGGGCGCAGGTCGAGGCGCTGCTGCGGGTCCACGCCGACGTCTGCGTCGACGACACCAACCTGCGGTCGCGGACCCTGCGCGACTGGGCCGACCTGGCCGCCCGGCACGGCGCCGGGTTCGAGGTGCACGACTTCACCGACGTGCCGCTGGCGGAGTGCCTGCGCCGCGACGCCGCCCGCCCCGAGGCCGACCGGGTCGGCGAGGCGTGGATCCGCCGGCTGCACGAGCGCTACCTGGAAGGTCGTACGCTGCCGCTGCCCGTGCCGCAGGCCCGGACGGGGCGGCCCGCCACGGTGCACGCCCCGTCGACCGAGCCGCCGGAGATCGTCCTGGTGGACATCGACGGCACGGTCGCGCTGAACGTCTCGCGCAGCCCGTACGACATGACCCGGGTCGCCGAGGACGAGCCCAACCCGGCGGTGATCGCGGCGGTCCGGGCGATGCACGCCGCCGGATACGGCGTGGTGTTCTGCTCGGGCCGGGACGCCACCGCGCGCGCCGCCACCGAGGCGTGGCTGGCCCGGCACGTCCGGGTCCCCTACCTCGGCCTGCACCTGCGCGCCGTCGGCGACAGCCGGAAGGACTCCGTGGTCAAGCGGGAGATCTACGAGCGCGAGATCGCCGACCGCTACCGGGTGGTCGGCGTCTTCGACGACCGTCAGCAGGTGGTGCGGATGTGGCGCGCCCTCGGCCTCACCGTCTTCCAGGTGGCCGAGGGCGACTTCTGAGCGGTCGCGGGTGTGAGGAAGGGCACCTTCCCATCGCCTGGGCGACAGGAAGGTGCCCTTCCTTGCATCTCAGGCGGCGGGAGCCGCGGCGGCGGCCGTCAGGGTGACGGTGGCCTCCGCCCGCGCGCCGTTGACCGCGACGGCGAGCTTGACCTGCGCGCCGGGGCGCAGGGCGGTGAGCTTGCCGGTGGCCGGGTCGAAGCGGGCCACGTGCCAGGGCTTCAGCCCGAGGATCGAGCCGACGTGCACGTTCGGCGAGGCGGACCAGTCCGCGCTCACCGGCGCCGCCACCGGCACCGTACGCCCGCCGGGCTGGGTCACCGTGGCGGTGACCGTCGCCGGGGCGCCGACCGCGACGCTGGCCGGGGCGGTCAGCGTGAGCGCGTCGACGTGTGCGTGCGTCTCGGCGCTGACCCAGCGTGGGCCCTCGACGAGGGGGTTGCGCCGGGCCCGGTCGGCCTCGGCCGGGCTCACCGGGTCCACCCCGAACTCCGTCCACCCGGTGAAGCCGCCCTGGTCGGCGGGGGTGGAGGGGTTCTTGCCCGAGTTGCCGTTGATCAGGTACGGCACCCCGTCGACCCGGTCGGCGTGGAAGGTGCCGACGTGCCCGCCGACGAACGCGGCGCCCTTGCCGGTGCGGTGCTGGAAGTCGGCCAGCCACTGCTCCAGCAGCGCCGCCTCCTTCCGGTCGCCGAGCTGGCTGGCCTTGGCCGGGCTGGGGTCGCGCGGCGGGTGGTGGTGCAGCACGACCACCGAGCCGACGGCCGGGTCACCGGCCGCCGAGTCGAGCGCCTCGCGCAGCATCCGCACCTGGTCGAAGCCGCCGCCGCGCAGCGAACCCGTCGACGAGTTCAGCGTGACGAACCGGGTGCCCTTGTGGTCGAAGGTCCGCTCGGTGTCACCGAAGGCGGCCCGGAAGTTGGCGATCGGGGCGCCCATGATCTCGTGGTTGCCGGGCACGTAGTAGTACGGCAGTTCCCCGCCGAGTTCCTCGTCCAGCAGCCGCTTGGCGAGCGCGAAGTCCGCCGGGTAGGCGGTGTCCACGAAGTCGCCGTTGATCACCAGGAAGTCCGGCTTCGCGGCCTTGACCTCGCGGAGCGTACGGCGGGCCTGGGCGACCAGGTCGCTGTCCGGGTTCGCCGCGACGAACTGCGCGTCGGACAGGACGGCGAAGCGCCAGGGCGCCCCGTCCACCGTGCCGTCGCGCAGCACCACCCGGTCGGTGCGCGGCTTCTCGGCCGGCGCGTCGACCGTCGGCGGCACCTTCGCCACCAGGTCGTCGATGATGACCTCGCTGCGGTACTGCGCGGCGGCGTTGGTCTCCGCCACGTAGAACCGGCGGACCCGCACCGGGTACTGCACCCCGGCGGGGACCGCGAACTCGACGTACTTCCAGCCCGTCCAGGTGATCAGCGGGCCGCGCAGCACGTGCTGGGTGTCCTGGGCGTCGTGCAGGTGCAGGCTGGGCCACTCCCCCGTGCCGTTGCCGTGGATCCACATGCCGAACGCCTGCGGCTGGCCGGCGACCTCGATCCAGGCGGGCGGGTCCGCGTACGCGGCCCGGGTGCCGGTGGACTGGCTGAAGTCGTACGTCATCTTCAGGCCCGTGCCGGTGCGGCCCGCCGCGGGCGCGACCGCGCCGCTGGCCCGCGCCTGGCTGAACTTCCAGGCCGCCGCGTCGTCGAAGCCGGCCACCGGCACGTCGGTCAGCCCGACGGTGACCGGCAGGACGGTGCTGCTCCGGCCAACGTGGACGGTGACCAGCGCCGAGCCGGTGTCCCGCAGGGCGGTGACGGCGAGGTTGCCGTCGGCGGTCGGCGCGATCTTCAGCAGGTCCTTGTCGTAGTCGAGCTTCAGGTCGGCCGGCTCGATGGGGGCGGTGTTGCCCTCGGCGTCGTAACCGACGACGCCGAACAGCGCGCTGCCCTCGGCACCGGTCAGGCCGACCCGGTCCACCGTGGAGTCGATCCGGGCCAGCGGCCCGAGCACGGTCAGGTCGAGGGTGCCACGGGCCGCGCCCCGCGAGGCGGTGACCGTGGTGCTTCCGGGCAGGAGGGCCCGGAAGCGGCCCTTGCCGTCGACGACGCCGTGCACCGCCGGGTTGGCCCGCCACGTCGGCGCGCCGGCCGCCGGGCCGTACGTCTCGTCGTGGCCGGCGGCGGTGAGCTGGCGGGTCAGGCCGGGGAAGACGCGGTCGGGCCGGCCGCCGCGCACCGGCGCGACGCCGGGAGCGGTGGTCGGGTCGCTGGCGGTCTCCAGCCAGTACCCGGTGAGCCGGCCGCTGCCCTTGGGCGCGTAGATGGCCAGGCCGTTGGGCACGGCCCGCTCGCTGCCGTCGGACGGGCTGTTCTCCACCTGCACGGCCGCCGCACCCGGTTCCCGGGCGAGCAGCGTCGAGGAGCCGCCGCCGTCGAGGTTGAGGGCATGGTGGGCGCCGAGTTCGGCCATCATGCGGCCCATCTCGGTCTGGGTGACGCCCCGGCTGTCGACCTGCCGACCGTCCACAGTCATCATGATCATGCGCCGGCCGTCGGCGGAGAAGCCGACGGACGTGCGCGGGGCCAGCGACGCGTCGGCGATGCTCTGCACCACCCCGTCGCGGACCAGCACGTTGCCGCCGCCGACGGCCGCGTGCAGGTTGCTGCCGTCGGCCGGCTTGGGCCGGTAGGCGACCGTCACCGCGTCGCCGGGACGCAGCCCGGCGAGGGCGTCCGCGCCGGCGTCGCGGCCGAGCAGCACGGTGGTGCCGGCCGGGACCGCCCCGCTTCCGGCCGTCCCGGCGACGGTGGCGACGCGGCCGTCGACCACCGTGACCTCCGTGACGCGGGCGGCGCCCTCGACCGCGCGTTGCCGGGTGTACGACCCCCAGAGCGCGGTGAACACGCCGATCCCGTTCGCCTGGATCATGTTGTTGAACTGGGTCAGCGTCACCGGACCGGTCGGCAGGGTCGCGGTGCCGTCAAAGTTCACCTCGATGACCCGGCCGAGCCCCTCGGTGGTGATCGCGACGGCGTTGCGGTGCCCGCTGACCGCGGACTGGACCAGTTGGCCGTCGCGGACGCCGACCCCCTGGGCGGCACCGGAGTTGTTGATGTCGAAGAAGTCGCCGTTGACGGCGGCAACCGCACGGGCCGCGTCGACGGCGCCGCGCAGCGGCTCGGCCCGGCTGACCGCGCCGGAATTGACGTAGTCCACGGTGAGGCCGCCGGTGAGGTCGGCGGTCAGCGCGTCCGCGCGCAGCCAGCCGTCGGCGTCGTACCGGTCGAAGGAGGTCAGGTTGAGGCCCGGGGCGACCGGGCGGGTGGTCTTCGCCGTCTCCAGCCCGCCGGCCGGCTCCACGCCGGTCGGGGCCGCGGCGGCCGACATGCTCGCGGCCGGATCGCCGGCGAGCGTCACGGAGCCTGCGGAGTACGAGGAGGCGCGCGGCGCGTCCTCGGCGGCGGTGAGGGACGGGTCGGTGGCCGGAGCGGGCGCACCGGCGTTCGCCGGCACGGTGCCGGCCAGGGTGAGCAGCGGCGTCAGCAGCAGGACGCCTGCGAGCCGGGCGGATCGTCTGCGGGTACGCATGGGCGACAGTCAACCGGACGATGAATAGAAGTTTCAATAGCTGCCGGCCAAAGCGAAGGAAAACTCCACCCTTCCGGCGGTCGTCCCCGCCATTGCCGACACCGCCCCCTCCGGAGCACGGGCCCTCGGAGCACGGGCCCCCGCACCGCACCTCCCCGCACCGCACCTCCCCGCACCGCACCGCACAAGCGGAGCCACAACCCGGCAGCACGTGCTGCGACCGCGCGCCCCGCCGCCACACCCACGGACCTCACGGCGCACCCACGGACCTCACCGCCGCACCCCACGGCCACACCGCGACATGTGCTCGAGGCCCCACGGCCACCCACACCGCGCGTGCGCTCGGTGGATCGCCCTGCGGCGTGCGCCCGGGGGCCGCCCTGCGGCGTGCGGCCCGGGACCGCACGACCACCCACATTCGGTCACGGAGAGTGGGCGACTCTGCGCCGCTCCACCCCTCGCTCCGTCCCCTTTGCTCTGCATCCATATCCGCACCGGACACGCCATGTAAGCGGCGCCTATGTGGATGCAGAGCAAAGGGGAACTGGAGGATGATGCGGCCGGATCGCACCCCACGACGAATTACCTGGTCACAGGCCCTCAGCAACGACGGCCGAGGCGACACGCTCTTCCCACGCCCAAATTCGGTCACGTAGAGTCACAACGAAGGCTCTTCGAGCCGAAGGTTACCGATCGTCACGGAAGCGAGCTGGCAAGGTGGATCGTCCGGCTGCCCGTCTGCGGTACGCAGCGCCCGACGCCCGGCACCCGACCGACGCACGGCACCCGGCACCCGGCACCGCACTGGCACCGGCACCGGCACCGGCACCGAAGCTCACCCACGAAACCGACGGGCAGGGACGCGAGAAGGGCACGGCCTCGTGGCCGTGCCCTTCTCGCTGTCTCACCCGGGGAGGGTCACTCCCCCGGCGTCGACTTGGCGATCTGCATCAGGAACTCGATGTTGGTGCGGGTCTGCTTGAGCTTGTCCAGCAGCAGGTCCAGCGCCGCCTGCGAGTCCAGCGAGTGCAGGACCTTCCGGAGCTTGTGGATGATGGCCAGCTCCTCCGGCGCGAGCAGGATCTCCTCCTTGCGCGTGCCGGACGGGTGGATGTCGATGGCCGGGAAGATGCGCTTGTCGGCGATCTTCCGGTCCAGCTTCAGCTCCGCGTTGCCGGTGCCCTTGAACTCCTCGAAGATGACCGTGTCCGCCATGGACCCGGTCTCCACCAGCGCGGTGGCGAGGATGGTCAGCGAGCCGCCGTTCTCGATGTTGCGGGCCGCACCCAGGAAACGCTTCGGCGGGTAGAGCGCGGTGGAGTCGATACCACCCGACATGATCCGGCCGCTGGCCGGCGCCGCCAGGTTGTACGACCGACCGAGGCGGGTCACCGAGTCGAGCAGCACGACCACGTCGTGGCCCAGCTCGACCAGGCGCTTCGCCCGCTCGATCGCCAGCTCGGCCACCGTGGTGTGGTCCTGCGGCGGACGGTCGAACGTCGCCGCGATGACCTCACCCTTCACCGACCGCTGCATGTCGGTGACCTCTTCGGGCCGCTCGTCCACCAGCACCACCATCAGGTGGCACTCCGGGTTGTTGTGCGTGATCGCGTTCGCGATGGCCTGGAGCACCATCGTCTTACCCGCCTTCGGCGGCGACACGATCAGCGCGCGCTGGCCCTTGCCGAGCGGCATGACCAGGTCGATGACCCGGGTGGTGAGGATGTGCGGCTCGGTCTCCAGCCGCAGGCGCTCCTGCGGGTAGAGCGGGGTGAGCTTGTAGAACTCCGGCCGGCGCTTCGCCTCGTCCGGCTCCATCCCGTTGATGGTGTCCAGCCGCACCAGCGGGTTGTACTTGTCCCGCCGCTGCTCGCCGTCGCGCGAGGCGCGCACCGCACCGGTGATGGCGTCGCCGCGCCGCAGGCCGTACTTCTTGATCTGCGACATGGAGACGTAGACGTCGTTCGGGCCGGCCAGGTAGCCGGTGGTCCGTACGAACGCGTAGTTGTCGAGCACGTCGATGATGCCGGCCACCGGGACGAGCACGTCGTCCTCGCCGACCTGCGGCTCGCGCCCGCCGTCGCGCCCGCCATCGCGGCCATCGCGGCCACCGTCGCCGCCCTCGGCGCGCTCACCGCGGCCACGGCGGCGGTCCCGGAACCGGCTGCGCCGGCCACGCCGGCCACCGCTCTCGTCGTCGTCGCCGTCGTTGTCACGCTCGACGCGCTGGCCCCGGTCGCCGCGCTCGTTGCGGTCACGGTCGCCGCCCCGCTCGGCACGCTCGGCACGCTCGCCCCGCTCGTTGCGGTCACCGCGCTCGGCACGTTCGCCGCGGTCACCCCGCTCGTTGCGCTCGCCCCGCTCGGCACGGTCACCGCGCTCGGCACGGTCACCCCGCTCCGCGCGGTCACCGCGGTCCGCACGCTCGGCACGGTCACCGCGCTCGTTGCGGTCGCCGCGCTCGGCACGGTCGCCCCGCTCCGCACGCTCGCCGCGCTCGGCACGGTCGCCCCGCTCCGTACGCTCGCCGCGCTCGGCACGGTCGCCGCGCTCGGCACGGTCGCCGCGCTCGGCACGGTCGCCGCGCTCGGCGCGGTCACCGCGCTCACGGCCGCGGTCGGCACGCTCGCCGGCCTCGGCCTCGTCCGCGCGCGTCTCCGCCGGACGAACCTCCGCCGGACGGGCAGCCTCCGCCTCACGAGCCTCCACCGGACGGGCCTCCGCGGCCCGTGCCTCGGAGGTGGCGGCCCGGCTGCGCCGGGTCCGGCCACGGGGCTCGGCCTCGGCAGCCGCCGGCTCCGCCGGAGCCTGCTCCGCGGTACGCCGCCCGGCCGCCGGCCGCTCGGTGCTCTCGCGGACCTCGGCGTGGGCCTCTTCACGGGCGGGAGCGGCAGCGGCCTCGGCCCGCGGTCGAGGGGTCCCGGCGGTGGCGCCGCCCTGCCGCTCGGAGATCGCGCTGATCAGCTCGCCCTTACGCATGCGGGCCGTGCCCGAGATGCCGAGCGACGCGGCCAGGCTCTGCAGCTCCGGCAGCAGCATCGCCGACAGGCCGGTGCCGCTACGCCGACGACGGGCGGGGGCGGCGGCGGTGGTGGCATCGCCAGCGACGTTGGAAACATCCGACGTCACGTCGGTGGTGTCGCTCAATGGATTCCTTCCCTCGATAGGCCGGGACTGCCCGGAGTCGAAAACAAGGTGGCCGGGCGGCCTCGGTGCACCCGCCTCGCATGGACGCGTCGCGGGAGTCTGTGACACAGCAGCCGGTCGGTTTCCAGACTCACCGAAGGTCGGTGAGCAGGTCTCGCCGTCTGCGGCGACCTGTGAAGACTGCGGTGCGGCGTGGGCCTAGGCAGGGGTGACGGGCTGACCGCCGAGAGCTTCGGGGGTGCGCCGACCCGCAGGGAGATCGCATGCTTCGCGGCTGTGCTAAGTCTAGAGCGTAATCAACTCTTCCGACCTGCGGCAACAGGGTCCCGCTCTGCGTGTCCCAGTCTACCCCGGGCAACCTGTGCTCCGCGCCCGTCTGGATCCAACCGCCAGACCTCCCAGCCTGTTCCCGGGTCGAAGCCCTCGGGCGGGCCGGTCAGGGCCAGGACGGTCGGGCCCGCACCACTGACCACGGCGGCCACACCGGCCTCACGCAGCGCTTTCACCAGGGCGGCGCTGCCCGGCATGCCGTCGGCGCGGTAGTCCTGGTGCAGCCGGTCGACCGTGGCCGGCAGCAGCAGATTCGGGTCGGCGGTCAGCGCGTGCACCAGCAGCGCGGCGCGGCCCGCGTTCAGCGCCGCGTCGCCGTGGGGCACGGTGGCCGGCAGCGCGGCCCGCGCGGTGGCCGTCAGGCCACGCTCCGCCGGCACGAAGACCGTCGGGCGTACGCCGTCGGCGACCGGCAGCGACACCGCCCGGGCGCCGGAGGGCTCCGTCCAGGCCAGGGTGAAGCCGCCGAGCAGGCACGGCGCCACGTTGTCCGGATGGCCCTCGATCTCGGCGGCGAGGCGCAGCGCGGCGGCGTCGTCGAGCCGGGTCTCGCCGTCGGTGACCAGCGCACGGGCCAGCAGCACGCCGGCGACGATCGCCGCGGACGAGGAACCCAGCCCACGGGCCTGCGGGATGCGGTTGACGCACTCCACCGCCAGCCCGGGCGGCTGCCCGCCGAGCCCGTCGAAGGCCGCCCGCATGGCGCGGACGACCAGGTGCCGGTCGTCGGCCGGCAACTCCCCGGCGCCCTGCCCGGCCACGGTCACCGTGACGCCCCCCGCCGTCACCTCGGCGGCCACGTCGTCGTGCAGCGCCAGGGCGAGCCCCAGGGCGTCGAACCCCGGCCCCAGGTTGGCGCTGGTGGCGGGGACCCGGACCCGGACCGGGCCGGAGATGAAGTTCGTCGGCACGGGCTCATGGTAGGGCTGCGCACCGACGGGGCGGATCGCCGCCCGCCGGATGGGACCGGGCCCGACGGCCTCGTCACCGGACGGTGGTGGCGCCGCCGGTCCGTTAGCCTGGCCCGACCGACGGCGGCTGGAGGCGGGAATGCGCGAATTCGAGTACCTGGCGAGGACGGTCGTCTTCGAGGCGCCCACGGTGCTGGTGCTGCTGGTCGGGCTCGTACTGGCCGCGACGGCTGGGGGGCGGCTGCCCCGGAAGCCCCGGCTGCTGGCGCTGTCCGGGCTCGGCGTGCTGCTGGGCAGCGCACTGTTCAACGTGGCCTGGATCCTGCTGCTGTCCCGCGCGTTCAGTTTCGACTGGGGATATTCGAACTTCCGGCTCATGAACCTGGCCTACGGCGGGGTGCAGGCCCTGGCGTACCCGATCGGGACGGGTCTGCTGATCGCGGCGGTGCTGGTCGGGCGGCGGGCGGGCGGCGCGGAGGCCGGCCCGTTCGGCGGACGGCCGCTCGCCGGCGGCGGGCCGGTGCCGACCACCGCGCCGGGGCCCGTCGCCCAGCCGGTGCCGCCGACCGACCCGGGGTGGACCGTGGAGGGCGGGGCCGACGTGCCGGCGCAGTGGGGCGGTCGATCCCGGCCGGACACGCCGACGGGCGCCGGGACGGACCAGCCCTGACCGCCGGGCGGGACGGCGGGCGGCGCGAGCGCGCGGCGCTCGGAGTCGGCGGGCGGCGTGTGCGAGCGCGCGGCGCTCGGGCCGGCCGCCGCCGTCAGCGGGCGGCGCTCGGGGCCGGTTGCGCGGCCGGGTCCGTGAGCGAGAGCCGGCGCGTGGCGATCCGCCAGCCGACCGCGTAGACCACCGTGACCAGGCCGCAGCTGGCCAGCACCACCCGCTCGTCCACGGTGTCCACCACTGCGGCCACGGCGAGCTGGCTGACCGAGACGGCGAGCGTCGCCAGCATCATGTCGGTGGCGAAGACGCGGCCCCGCAGCCGGTCCGGCACCTCCCCCTGCAGGGCGAAGTTCGACATCACCCAGTTGCTGCCGCCCGCGAAGTGGGCGACGAAGACCAGGGCCAGCACCAGCGGGAACCAGTTTGCGACCGACGTGCCGAGGTAGGCCAGGCCGTAGAGGGACATCGACAGCGCCAGCCCGGGCAGCAGCCAGGCGCGGTTGGTCAGCACCCGGCGCATCAGGATCGGCCCGACGAGCGCCCCCGCCCCGCGGACCGCGAAGAGCAGCCCGGTGCCGACGGGGCCCACGCCGTACACGGCCGCGAGCAGCGGGAACACCGTCAGCACGCCGTTGCCGAGGCCCACCGCCGACTTCACGGTGACCAGCGCCAGCACCCTCGGCCGGTGCCCGATGTAGCCAAGCGCCTCCCGGATCGCCGGCCAGGTCCGCTGCACGGGCAGCTCCGCGTCGCGGGGCGCCTGCAACGGCCGGCGGATCAGCGTGGCCAGGCCCGCGGCGACCACCAGGCCCACCGCCGCCACCCAGAAGCAGGCGTACGGGCCGACGGCGGCGCTGAGCACGCCACCCAGGGAGGCGCCGACGACGGTCATGGTGCCCCAGGCCGAGCCCGCGACGGCGTTGCCGGCGGCCAGCTCGTCGGGGTCGAGCACGTTGGGCAGGGCCGCCTGGGCCGCCGGGGAGTAGAACGCCTTGGCGACCGCCACGACACCGATCCCGGCCATCGCCAGCCAGGCGGTCTCCGCGCTGCGGACGCCGAGCAGCAGCAGCACGCCGAACAGGGCCGCGACGTTCGAAACGATCATGATCTTGCGCCGGTCGAACCGGTC is drawn from Micromonospora sp. NBC_01740 and contains these coding sequences:
- a CDS encoding phosphodiester glycosidase family protein — translated: MRTRRRSARLAGVLLLTPLLTLAGTVPANAGAPAPATDPSLTAAEDAPRASSYSAGSVTLAGDPAASMSAAAAPTGVEPAGGLETAKTTRPVAPGLNLTSFDRYDADGWLRADALTADLTGGLTVDYVNSGAVSRAEPLRGAVDAARAVAAVNGDFFDINNSGAAQGVGVRDGQLVQSAVSGHRNAVAITTEGLGRVIEVNFDGTATLPTGPVTLTQFNNMIQANGIGVFTALWGSYTRQRAVEGAARVTEVTVVDGRVATVAGTAGSGAVPAGTTVLLGRDAGADALAGLRPGDAVTVAYRPKPADGSNLHAAVGGGNVLVRDGVVQSIADASLAPRTSVGFSADGRRMIMMTVDGRQVDSRGVTQTEMGRMMAELGAHHALNLDGGGSSTLLAREPGAAAVQVENSPSDGSERAVPNGLAIYAPKGSGRLTGYWLETASDPTTAPGVAPVRGGRPDRVFPGLTRQLTAAGHDETYGPAAGAPTWRANPAVHGVVDGKGRFRALLPGSTTVTASRGAARGTLDLTVLGPLARIDSTVDRVGLTGAEGSALFGVVGYDAEGNTAPIEPADLKLDYDKDLLKIAPTADGNLAVTALRDTGSALVTVHVGRSSTVLPVTVGLTDVPVAGFDDAAAWKFSQARASGAVAPAAGRTGTGLKMTYDFSQSTGTRAAYADPPAWIEVAGQPQAFGMWIHGNGTGEWPSLHLHDAQDTQHVLRGPLITWTGWKYVEFAVPAGVQYPVRVRRFYVAETNAAAQYRSEVIIDDLVAKVPPTVDAPAEKPRTDRVVLRDGTVDGAPWRFAVLSDAQFVAANPDSDLVAQARRTLREVKAAKPDFLVINGDFVDTAYPADFALAKRLLDEELGGELPYYYVPGNHEIMGAPIANFRAAFGDTERTFDHKGTRFVTLNSSTGSLRGGGFDQVRMLREALDSAAGDPAVGSVVVLHHHPPRDPSPAKASQLGDRKEAALLEQWLADFQHRTGKGAAFVGGHVGTFHADRVDGVPYLINGNSGKNPSTPADQGGFTGWTEFGVDPVSPAEADRARRNPLVEGPRWVSAETHAHVDALTLTAPASVAVGAPATVTATVTQPGGRTVPVAAPVSADWSASPNVHVGSILGLKPWHVARFDPATGKLTALRPGAQVKLAVAVNGARAEATVTLTAAAAAPAA
- the rho gene encoding transcription termination factor Rho, with amino-acid sequence MSDTTDVTSDVSNVAGDATTAAAPARRRRSGTGLSAMLLPELQSLAASLGISGTARMRKGELISAISERQGGATAGTPRPRAEAAAAPAREEAHAEVRESTERPAAGRRTAEQAPAEPAAAEAEPRGRTRRSRAATSEARAAEARPVEAREAEAARPAEVRPAETRADEAEAGERADRGRERGDRAERGDRAERGDRAERGDRAERGERTERGDRAERGERAERGDRAERGDRNERGDRAERADRGDRAERGDRAERGDRAERGERNERGDRGERAERGDRNERGERAERAERGGDRDRNERGDRGQRVERDNDGDDDESGGRRGRRSRFRDRRRGRGERAEGGDGGRDGRDGGRDGGREPQVGEDDVLVPVAGIIDVLDNYAFVRTTGYLAGPNDVYVSMSQIKKYGLRRGDAITGAVRASRDGEQRRDKYNPLVRLDTINGMEPDEAKRRPEFYKLTPLYPQERLRLETEPHILTTRVIDLVMPLGKGQRALIVSPPKAGKTMVLQAIANAITHNNPECHLMVVLVDERPEEVTDMQRSVKGEVIAATFDRPPQDHTTVAELAIERAKRLVELGHDVVVLLDSVTRLGRSYNLAAPASGRIMSGGIDSTALYPPKRFLGAARNIENGGSLTILATALVETGSMADTVIFEEFKGTGNAELKLDRKIADKRIFPAIDIHPSGTRKEEILLAPEELAIIHKLRKVLHSLDSQAALDLLLDKLKQTRTNIEFLMQIAKSTPGE